The following are encoded in a window of Stieleria sp. JC731 genomic DNA:
- the rho gene encoding transcription termination factor Rho, producing the protein MAKKKRSTRRGPNSNGQSGGGNNKPRSRRRRRGGGNGQSDREPADIPSDAPMEECEGILELHPNGYGFLRSRDNNYSRERSDPFVPGTMIDRFGLRQGVYIHAMMQQAKRQQGPRVREILDVDGIPPESYPDVKSFDSLTPINPEEWLTLEHGQRPITNRVIDLLAPLGKGQRALIVAPPRSGKTVMLQDIASGISTNHPDLKLIVLLIDERPEEVTDMRRNVVGGEVVASSLDMDVESHVRLSQLVVDRARRLAEMGQDVFLMLDSITRLARAFNKWVGRSGRGGATMTGGLDIKAMDIPKKLFATARAFQEGGSLTIVGTALVDTNSRMDEAIFQEFKGTGNMELVLDRRLADRRVWPAVDISQSGTRREELLHDEETYEAVTMLRRTLSSMHPCDAMEQLTKQLARFTSNDEFIKLISGAKTSL; encoded by the coding sequence ATGGCGAAAAAGAAACGCTCCACACGTCGCGGCCCGAACTCCAATGGCCAGTCCGGCGGAGGGAATAACAAACCTCGTTCGCGTCGACGACGCCGAGGCGGTGGAAACGGCCAGTCGGATCGTGAGCCAGCGGATATCCCAAGTGATGCGCCGATGGAAGAATGCGAAGGCATTCTGGAGCTTCATCCGAACGGGTATGGGTTCTTGCGCAGTCGGGACAATAACTACTCGCGCGAACGAAGCGATCCGTTTGTCCCCGGTACGATGATCGATCGTTTCGGGCTTCGCCAAGGCGTTTACATCCACGCGATGATGCAGCAGGCGAAGCGGCAACAAGGGCCTCGCGTCCGCGAAATCCTTGATGTCGATGGTATCCCGCCTGAGTCGTATCCGGATGTTAAAAGCTTTGACTCACTGACCCCGATCAACCCCGAAGAATGGTTGACGCTCGAGCACGGCCAGCGGCCGATCACCAACCGTGTGATCGACTTGCTTGCGCCCCTTGGGAAAGGCCAGCGAGCACTGATCGTCGCCCCGCCACGAAGTGGCAAGACTGTGATGTTGCAGGACATCGCCAGTGGGATCTCGACCAATCACCCGGACTTGAAACTTATCGTTCTGTTGATTGACGAGCGACCCGAAGAAGTTACCGACATGCGCCGCAACGTTGTCGGTGGCGAGGTCGTTGCCAGTAGCTTGGATATGGACGTCGAAAGCCATGTTCGCCTCAGCCAGCTCGTTGTCGATCGAGCACGGCGTTTGGCCGAGATGGGGCAAGATGTCTTCCTCATGCTCGACTCGATCACCCGTTTGGCGCGAGCGTTCAATAAATGGGTTGGACGCAGCGGTCGTGGTGGTGCCACGATGACTGGTGGTCTGGATATCAAGGCGATGGACATTCCGAAAAAGTTGTTCGCGACCGCACGTGCTTTCCAGGAAGGCGGCTCGCTGACAATCGTCGGTACCGCTCTGGTTGATACCAACAGCCGCATGGACGAAGCGATCTTCCAGGAGTTCAAGGGAACCGGCAACATGGAATTGGTGCTGGATCGAAGGCTCGCCGACCGTCGCGTTTGGCCAGCAGTCGACATTAGCCAGTCCGGTACCCGCCGCGAAGAATTGTTGCATGACGAAGAAACCTATGAAGCAGTGACGATGCTTCGGCGGACACTTTCGTCAATGCACCCTTGTGACGCGATGGAGCAGTTGACTAAACAATTGGCGCGTTTCACCAGCAACGATGAATTCATCAAGCTGATCAGTGGTGCCAAGACGAGCTTGTAA
- a CDS encoding thioredoxin family protein, producing the protein MRYAALSIVLLATTFVCSSPCHAQIAWEGKLRDAHDKAQQQNKLMLLHFYTDNCIFCDRLEAGAFQDPTVSSAINKNFVPVKVHGGKNPKLAKLFQVTKYPTDVIVTTEGKALSHAVSPQQPARYVAMLASTYAGFNQSGTMIAANAATQAPAQPAAAQVAAVPPAATKPAVATNPPAAQTVAAKQAPTSASPAATAPATEALVTKEPAIATNQPAAENSLSLPTGDLPVQVPASKKSAMDIPAIAANAPAKPAATTQNNQFMLPSGDLPLPTENKLAHSDVTATTNAVAKSGTHASMAAARLDTKPTTIETEKPELAIQGYCPVSVVKDGQWLEGKPEFGVIHLGKLYLFANKPAMQAFMVDPMPYTPMLNEIDVVRFFEEKKIVKGNREWGVIDPIHNRMFFFADEAAMLHFEASFERYVDAAIEVMDQAIKESNPGV; encoded by the coding sequence ATGCGATACGCCGCGCTATCAATTGTTTTGCTCGCAACAACGTTCGTTTGCTCGAGCCCCTGCCACGCTCAAATCGCTTGGGAAGGCAAACTTCGCGACGCTCACGACAAAGCCCAGCAGCAGAACAAGCTGATGCTGCTGCACTTTTACACCGACAATTGCATCTTCTGCGATCGTCTGGAAGCTGGAGCGTTCCAAGACCCAACGGTCTCGTCCGCAATCAACAAGAACTTTGTGCCCGTCAAAGTCCACGGCGGCAAAAACCCCAAGCTCGCCAAACTGTTCCAAGTCACCAAGTACCCGACTGACGTCATCGTCACCACGGAAGGCAAAGCACTTTCGCACGCTGTTAGCCCACAACAGCCTGCCCGCTACGTCGCGATGCTGGCCTCGACCTACGCTGGCTTTAATCAAAGCGGAACCATGATCGCTGCCAATGCGGCAACGCAAGCACCGGCGCAACCTGCCGCCGCACAAGTCGCCGCCGTTCCACCAGCAGCAACCAAACCAGCCGTCGCAACGAATCCCCCTGCGGCACAAACGGTTGCTGCCAAGCAAGCTCCCACATCGGCGTCTCCGGCAGCGACCGCTCCCGCGACCGAAGCCCTCGTGACCAAAGAGCCTGCGATCGCAACAAACCAACCTGCAGCTGAAAACAGCCTTTCGCTTCCAACAGGCGATCTGCCCGTTCAAGTCCCGGCTTCTAAAAAGTCGGCCATGGATATCCCTGCCATTGCTGCCAACGCACCGGCCAAGCCCGCCGCGACGACGCAGAACAATCAGTTCATGCTGCCAAGCGGAGACCTGCCGCTACCAACCGAGAACAAGTTGGCTCATTCAGACGTTACCGCCACAACGAACGCTGTTGCTAAGTCCGGTACGCATGCGTCAATGGCCGCTGCCCGCCTGGACACCAAGCCGACCACCATCGAAACCGAAAAGCCAGAACTGGCTATCCAAGGGTACTGCCCCGTTTCGGTTGTCAAAGATGGGCAATGGCTCGAAGGCAAGCCGGAGTTCGGCGTGATCCACCTCGGCAAGCTTTACCTGTTTGCCAACAAGCCTGCGATGCAAGCCTTCATGGTTGACCCAATGCCTTACACACCGATGTTGAATGAGATCGATGTCGTGCGATTCTTCGAAGAAAAGAAGATCGTCAAAGGCAATCGCGAATGGGGCGTGATCGACCCGATCCACAATCGCATGTTCTTCTTCGCTGACGAAGCCGCCATGCTGCACTTTGAAGCTTCCTTTGAACGATACGTCGACGCGGCGATTGAAGTCATGGACCAAGCAATCAAAGAATCCAACCCTGGTGTCTAA
- a CDS encoding HEAT repeat domain-containing protein translates to MTSPLVRTPRLATAYRRLLNTSDAPQYAAEVNEHYSPATLARLLAQGDVELRRAAAMALGMLGNTRSIEPLGRALCDQDRGVRLVADDSFRGLLLRDASPTHHQQLLKVMHLTDGGEYAAALAPAMILAGQAPMYAEAHFQLACCWQGLDDHAKAAQSYISCLWRSRYHYGAWQALARCQMVAGHYHVAARSLERCLDISPDCESARVQLRSLRRHMRRSDV, encoded by the coding sequence GTGACTTCACCTCTTGTGCGAACGCCCCGCTTGGCCACCGCCTATCGGCGCCTCCTGAACACGTCTGACGCCCCACAGTACGCCGCCGAAGTCAACGAACATTATTCACCCGCGACGCTTGCGCGATTGCTCGCCCAGGGTGATGTCGAATTGCGGCGAGCCGCCGCGATGGCGTTGGGCATGCTTGGTAATACACGATCGATCGAACCGCTCGGCCGCGCCTTGTGTGACCAGGACCGTGGTGTGCGATTGGTCGCGGATGATTCGTTCCGTGGACTGCTGTTGCGAGACGCTTCACCGACGCATCATCAGCAGCTTTTGAAGGTCATGCATTTGACCGATGGTGGTGAATATGCCGCGGCCTTGGCGCCGGCAATGATTCTTGCCGGTCAGGCACCGATGTATGCCGAGGCGCACTTTCAGTTGGCATGCTGTTGGCAAGGTTTGGACGATCACGCCAAGGCAGCTCAGTCGTACATTTCTTGCTTGTGGAGAAGCCGTTATCACTATGGCGCTTGGCAGGCTCTCGCCCGATGCCAGATGGTTGCGGGGCATTATCATGTCGCCGCGCGATCTTTAGAGCGTTGCTTGGACATCTCTCCTGACTGTGAAAGTGCCCGAGTTCAGTTGCGGTCATTGCGTCGCCATATGCGACGGAGTGACGTCTAG
- a CDS encoding MBL fold metallo-hydrolase yields MVENIPLITHHHDGLTIEGYSRAAVQTCWRINELKILFDVGAQPWDFMGTSTLFISHAHLDHIAALPSYVSRRRMMKMDPPVIYLPDSAVDEAWDMLQNFRRLDRGPMPCELVGLMPGDQIECGREYLVEAVPTRHTITSLGFVVYQRRHKLKPEFSSLSGPEIRDLKLSGTEISTEIRVPVVAYTGDTSPPGLDNNPEFYKSKILISEMTFVAPEHRKEKIHKHGHMHVDDYRKRSDRFENELVIAGHLSTRYHDRQVKTMVERALPGMLNGRMKLWI; encoded by the coding sequence ATGGTCGAAAACATCCCCCTGATCACTCACCACCATGACGGTTTGACGATCGAGGGTTACTCGCGCGCCGCGGTACAAACCTGCTGGCGAATCAACGAACTGAAAATCCTGTTCGATGTCGGAGCCCAACCTTGGGACTTCATGGGAACGTCGACACTGTTTATCTCACACGCGCACCTGGATCATATCGCGGCACTTCCCTCGTATGTTTCGCGTCGCCGAATGATGAAGATGGATCCTCCGGTGATCTACCTTCCTGATTCCGCAGTCGACGAAGCGTGGGACATGCTACAGAACTTCCGCCGCCTCGACCGAGGCCCGATGCCATGTGAACTGGTCGGCCTGATGCCTGGTGACCAAATCGAATGCGGACGCGAATACCTAGTCGAAGCGGTACCGACGCGACACACAATCACTTCACTCGGCTTTGTCGTATACCAAAGGCGTCATAAGCTAAAACCGGAGTTCAGCAGCCTGTCCGGTCCCGAAATTCGTGACCTAAAACTTTCGGGCACCGAAATCAGTACCGAAATTCGCGTTCCCGTTGTTGCCTACACCGGCGATACCTCACCGCCCGGACTGGACAACAATCCGGAGTTTTACAAATCCAAGATTCTGATCAGCGAGATGACATTCGTTGCCCCGGAACATCGCAAGGAGAAAATCCACAAGCATGGACACATGCACGTGGACGATTACCGAAAGCGGAGCGATCGTTTCGAAAACGAACTGGTCATCGCGGGACACCTCAGCACTCGGTACCACGATCGACAAGTTAAAACGATGGTCGAACGTGCTTTACCGGGAATGCTGAATGGTCGAATGAAGCTATGGATCTAG
- a CDS encoding prolipoprotein diacylglyceryl transferase yields MIDWGRVGYAAFMVIATCIAGVIYRRHRGPSQMNSVQRWGVAIGGLVGATFAAKVPFIIGASPEFGFFGVWMSDGKTVLWGLAGGYVGVEVAKWSLYVKERTGDRFVIPVAVAIGVGRLGCLCNGCCYGIPTGGAWGITSRMASSPEVLRHPAPLYESVFHLAFAAIAFYGQGKRWCRQQWMLIYLISYCVFRFVSEYWRMEPDWIWGLTFYQVSAAVFAVCFASILLWRKRTAPVVAGAESEDGGVIVNQLDP; encoded by the coding sequence ATGATCGATTGGGGGCGAGTCGGCTACGCTGCGTTTATGGTGATTGCCACATGCATTGCCGGCGTGATCTATCGACGTCATCGTGGCCCCAGTCAAATGAATTCTGTTCAGCGTTGGGGTGTCGCGATCGGTGGGCTGGTCGGCGCGACATTCGCTGCCAAAGTACCGTTCATCATCGGCGCTTCGCCTGAATTCGGTTTCTTTGGTGTTTGGATGAGCGACGGAAAGACCGTGCTTTGGGGACTAGCAGGCGGCTACGTGGGCGTCGAGGTCGCCAAATGGTCGCTGTACGTCAAAGAACGCACCGGCGACCGATTTGTCATTCCTGTGGCGGTTGCCATCGGTGTCGGCAGATTGGGATGTCTTTGCAACGGTTGTTGCTACGGGATTCCGACGGGCGGGGCTTGGGGGATCACATCACGCATGGCCAGTTCGCCGGAAGTTTTGCGGCATCCCGCGCCACTTTATGAATCGGTCTTTCACTTGGCTTTTGCCGCAATCGCGTTTTATGGCCAAGGCAAACGGTGGTGTCGTCAACAGTGGATGTTGATCTATTTAATTAGCTACTGCGTGTTTCGCTTTGTCAGCGAGTACTGGCGTATGGAACCCGACTGGATTTGGGGCCTGACCTTTTATCAAGTCAGTGCGGCAGTATTCGCGGTGTGTTTCGCGTCGATCTTGTTGTGGCGCAAAAGAACAGCACCGGTGGTGGCCGGTGCTGAATCAGAAGACGGTGGAGTAATCGTCAACCAACTAGATCCATAG
- a CDS encoding radical SAM protein gives MKHLDRKPAFDQRPRAEHVMLGTTDSLCPECMDVVSAKIIVRGKRVYFRKRCPQHGVREDFVCSDIDWWDRGEGHTASVLPISRSTESNKGCPHDCGLCEEHEQHTCIGLVELTDRCNLTCPMCFASSTPHGKDHSLEQIIAALDRLVECEGHAEVCQLSGGEPTLHPEFEAVVQEALARPIDYVMINTNGIRFAKDASLVQRLAEHRDRLEIYLQFDGDDRDTVSRLRGEDLIDQKRRALDRLQEAGLNVTLVATLVAPLPDRFYESLLQEALTRPNVTGLSLQPATYSGRHLEADELEDRVTFPDVINGLAEASSGMITSTDFAPLPCAHPNCHQILLAARDADRLVPLSGAAPVAENLDLIAGGISFTPDRAKQLIQVFLSRASHCGSDCDCGDVVSLTSLGDRPSGNVSDQSGSGFDPVLDRFFAKVLSGEASARDMFRITITSFLDAYNFDVRQLMKCCTHHVLPSGHVVPFCAYNTLYRPGHLSLPPLKTELSVSPQGQVDQGQVDQGQVDQGQVDQGQVDQGQAE, from the coding sequence ATGAAACACTTGGACCGAAAACCGGCGTTTGACCAACGGCCTCGCGCTGAGCATGTCATGCTTGGGACGACAGATTCGCTATGCCCTGAATGTATGGACGTTGTGTCTGCAAAGATTATCGTTCGCGGGAAACGAGTCTACTTTCGCAAGCGATGCCCGCAGCATGGCGTGCGTGAAGACTTCGTCTGTAGCGATATCGATTGGTGGGATCGAGGTGAAGGGCATACCGCAAGTGTTCTGCCAATCTCTCGAAGTACGGAAAGTAACAAAGGCTGTCCGCACGATTGCGGACTCTGCGAAGAGCATGAGCAGCACACCTGTATCGGACTGGTCGAGCTAACCGACCGATGTAATTTGACATGCCCAATGTGTTTTGCCAGTAGCACGCCGCACGGCAAAGACCATTCACTTGAGCAGATCATCGCCGCACTGGATCGGTTGGTCGAATGCGAAGGCCATGCCGAAGTTTGTCAGTTGTCGGGGGGCGAACCGACGTTGCATCCGGAATTCGAAGCCGTCGTTCAGGAAGCACTTGCCCGGCCGATCGACTACGTGATGATCAACACCAACGGAATACGCTTCGCCAAAGACGCTTCTTTGGTGCAGCGGTTGGCTGAGCATCGTGACCGGCTGGAAATCTACCTTCAATTCGATGGCGACGATCGTGACACGGTATCGCGACTGCGTGGCGAAGATCTAATCGATCAAAAACGGCGTGCACTCGATCGGCTTCAAGAGGCGGGGTTGAACGTCACGTTGGTGGCAACTTTAGTCGCGCCGCTACCCGATCGGTTTTATGAGTCCTTGTTGCAAGAGGCTCTAACGCGGCCCAATGTAACTGGACTGAGTTTGCAGCCGGCAACGTACAGCGGGAGACACTTAGAGGCCGACGAATTGGAAGATCGAGTCACATTTCCTGATGTGATCAATGGTTTGGCCGAAGCGTCATCAGGAATGATAACGTCGACTGACTTTGCGCCACTGCCTTGCGCCCACCCGAACTGCCATCAGATCTTGCTTGCTGCCCGAGATGCTGACCGTCTTGTCCCGCTCTCAGGGGCGGCACCTGTTGCTGAAAATCTGGATTTGATCGCTGGCGGTATTAGCTTTACGCCGGACCGGGCAAAGCAGTTGATCCAAGTTTTCTTGTCGCGGGCAAGTCACTGCGGTAGCGATTGTGATTGCGGGGATGTCGTTTCGTTGACTTCATTAGGCGATCGGCCCTCCGGAAATGTTAGCGACCAATCGGGTTCTGGGTTTGATCCCGTCTTAGATCGGTTCTTCGCAAAGGTCTTGTCCGGTGAAGCGAGCGCGCGAGATATGTTCCGCATCACGATCACCAGTTTCTTAGATGCGTATAACTTTGATGTTCGGCAGCTGATGAAATGCTGCACCCACCACGTGTTGCCCAGTGGTCACGTGGTTCCCTTCTGTGCCTACAACACGTTGTATCGACCAGGGCATCTGTCGTTGCCGCCGTTGAAAACAGAGCTTTCAGTGTCGCCTCAGGGGCAGGTCGATCAGGGGCAGGTCGATCAGGGGCAGGTCGATCAGGGGCAGGTCGATCAGGGGCAGGTCGATCAGGGGCAGGCCGAATGA
- a CDS encoding CinA family protein, whose product MDINTLAEHVYKRLAEREEKLALAESCTGGLIAATLATIPGVSAYLAGSMVVYQEASKRSWLGVAEDTLAEHTAVSAPVAHQMVTGVMQRTPHADIAASITGHLGPNAPEGFDGLAYIGLCRRGDAPKIVQIELAKPKRVARQREAAMRVLELLLEL is encoded by the coding sequence ATGGACATCAACACATTAGCCGAACACGTCTACAAACGCCTTGCCGAACGAGAGGAAAAGCTTGCGCTAGCGGAAAGCTGCACTGGCGGCTTGATCGCGGCCACGCTCGCGACGATCCCCGGCGTTTCGGCCTACTTGGCCGGATCGATGGTCGTTTACCAAGAAGCTTCCAAGCGTAGCTGGCTCGGCGTTGCCGAAGACACGCTGGCCGAGCATACCGCGGTCAGCGCTCCGGTTGCACACCAAATGGTTACCGGCGTGATGCAGCGAACACCGCATGCCGATATTGCCGCATCCATCACCGGACACTTAGGCCCTAACGCCCCCGAAGGTTTCGACGGGCTTGCCTACATCGGACTTTGCCGCCGAGGCGACGCCCCAAAAATCGTCCAGATCGAACTGGCAAAACCCAAGCGTGTTGCGCGACAACGCGAGGCAGCAATGCGGGTCCTGGAATTGCTGCTGGAGTTGTAA
- the rplA gene encoding 50S ribosomal protein L1 → MGKKSKRYRAALAKQPSALLPLDEAVKTLKTYDSTKFDQTVEVHMRLGVDPNQADQIVRGSLVLPHGIGKQQRVVVFAKGDAAKAAEEAGADEVGQEDLAKKIKDGWTDFDVCIAAPDMMGLVGPLGRVLGPRGLMPSPRAGTVTPDVAKVVSEYKAGKVEFRNDKGGNVHAMVGKMSFEDSKLVDNINAFIKFVDSLKPQTVKGTYLKGVAICGTMSPSVRVTC, encoded by the coding sequence ATGGGTAAGAAATCAAAGCGGTATCGCGCCGCGCTCGCTAAACAACCATCCGCACTGTTGCCTCTTGACGAAGCCGTCAAGACGCTGAAGACGTATGACTCGACTAAGTTTGACCAAACTGTCGAAGTCCACATGCGTCTGGGTGTCGATCCTAACCAGGCCGATCAGATCGTCCGTGGTTCGCTGGTACTTCCGCACGGGATCGGCAAGCAACAACGCGTCGTCGTCTTTGCCAAAGGCGATGCAGCTAAAGCTGCTGAAGAGGCAGGTGCTGACGAAGTCGGCCAAGAAGACCTCGCCAAGAAGATCAAAGACGGCTGGACAGATTTTGATGTCTGTATCGCTGCTCCCGACATGATGGGGCTGGTCGGTCCACTCGGACGTGTCCTTGGTCCTCGTGGCTTGATGCCCAGCCCACGTGCTGGAACCGTCACCCCGGACGTCGCCAAGGTCGTCTCGGAGTACAAAGCGGGTAAAGTCGAATTCCGTAATGACAAGGGCGGTAACGTCCACGCAATGGTCGGCAAGATGAGCTTCGAAGATTCGAAGTTGGTCGACAACATCAATGCGTTCATAAAGTTTGTCGACAGCCTGAAGCCTCAGACCGTTAAAGGCACCTACCTCAAAGGTGTTGCGATCTGTGGAACAATGAGTCCCAGTGTGCGTGTGACTTGTTAG
- the rplJ gene encoding 50S ribosomal protein L10, translating into MSKYVKDLVTRDIKRRLDGVEDAVLVSCVGMDANTTNELRGELAEKNITMFVVKKALARRAAEGTNLAPAFEGASGSIAVCFGGEDFVSLVKEVVRLDKDETKYAKFVAEGGVMDGERLDADGVKAVSKWPSREEQIATLVGQILGPGATLSAAMLGPGKMLNSQLKKISEGEGDE; encoded by the coding sequence ATGAGTAAGTACGTCAAAGACCTCGTGACCCGCGACATCAAGCGGCGATTGGATGGCGTGGAAGACGCCGTCCTGGTCAGCTGCGTGGGGATGGACGCGAACACGACGAACGAACTACGCGGTGAGTTGGCCGAAAAGAACATCACGATGTTTGTCGTGAAAAAGGCTCTCGCCCGCCGCGCCGCCGAGGGAACCAACTTGGCCCCCGCCTTTGAAGGCGCTAGCGGCTCTATTGCCGTTTGCTTTGGCGGCGAAGACTTTGTCTCGCTGGTCAAAGAAGTTGTCCGCTTGGACAAAGACGAAACAAAGTACGCCAAGTTCGTCGCCGAAGGCGGCGTGATGGATGGCGAACGTTTGGATGCCGACGGCGTGAAAGCCGTTAGCAAATGGCCTAGCCGTGAAGAACAAATTGCGACCCTCGTCGGCCAAATCCTTGGCCCAGGAGCGACGTTGTCCGCCGCCATGCTGGGTCCTGGAAAGATGCTCAACAGCCAGCTGAAGAAAATCAGCGAAGGCGAAGGCGACGAGTAG
- the rplL gene encoding 50S ribosomal protein L7/L12 yields MSEEGAAVAEYSDDTKSMGDKIAELTLKQAKELSDYLKDVHGIEPAAGGAVMVAGGPAGDAAEAEVEKTEFDVVLTGFGDKKLNVVKVVKNLTGASLMEAKKMVEGVPATLKEAAPKEEAEKIKAEIEEAGGSVELK; encoded by the coding sequence ATGAGTGAAGAAGGTGCAGCTGTTGCTGAATACAGCGACGATACCAAATCGATGGGCGATAAGATCGCCGAACTGACCCTGAAACAAGCCAAAGAACTGAGCGACTACCTGAAAGACGTTCACGGCATCGAGCCAGCTGCTGGCGGAGCTGTGATGGTCGCAGGCGGACCGGCTGGCGACGCTGCTGAAGCAGAAGTCGAAAAGACCGAGTTCGATGTCGTCCTGACCGGCTTCGGCGACAAAAAGCTGAACGTCGTCAAGGTCGTCAAGAACCTGACCGGCGCTTCGCTGATGGAAGCCAAAAAGATGGTCGAAGGCGTTCCTGCGACCCTCAAAGAAGCTGCTCCAAAGGAAGAAGCCGAAAAAATCAAAGCCGAGATCGAAGAGGCAGGTGGTTCAGTCGAACTCAAGTAG
- a CDS encoding metallophosphoesterase family protein, translated as MTNPPTVFTGRGQSAVGPAASVQLAWSSDIHLNHANFAAWDRWVAMHQRSELSGLLITGDLSEAEDVYFQLSRIAEEFNLPIYFVLGNHDYYGSSVAATRRMVTSMTRNQPSLVYLTDSAPLEITRNCYLVGDDGWGDATVGDYDNSPVRLNDFALIEDFYKIDPVNWRAKLSELGGDSASRLESKLRSIPPSAEVVHVATHVPPFREACWYNGQTTDDDWAPFFVCGHIGEVLRSFAEERPDAQVRVYCGHTHSCGVAKVRENLVVYTAGADYGEPKVERVISV; from the coding sequence ATGACCAATCCACCTACAGTGTTTACCGGGCGAGGCCAAAGTGCTGTCGGTCCGGCGGCGTCGGTGCAGTTGGCGTGGTCATCCGATATTCATCTTAACCATGCAAATTTCGCTGCCTGGGATCGATGGGTGGCGATGCACCAGCGCAGCGAACTGTCAGGGTTGTTGATCACTGGAGACCTTTCCGAAGCTGAAGACGTGTATTTTCAGCTCAGCCGGATCGCTGAAGAGTTTAACCTTCCGATTTACTTTGTTCTGGGCAACCACGACTACTATGGTTCATCGGTTGCTGCGACGCGCCGGATGGTAACGTCAATGACTCGGAACCAGCCGAGTTTGGTCTATTTGACTGATAGCGCACCGCTGGAGATAACTCGCAATTGCTATCTCGTCGGCGATGATGGCTGGGGCGATGCGACGGTGGGTGATTATGACAATTCGCCGGTCAGGCTGAATGACTTCGCGCTGATCGAAGACTTCTACAAGATTGACCCGGTGAACTGGCGCGCAAAGCTAAGTGAGCTTGGTGGGGATTCCGCATCGCGTTTGGAATCGAAGCTCCGCTCAATACCACCGTCTGCGGAGGTGGTTCACGTCGCAACCCACGTTCCCCCGTTTCGTGAGGCTTGTTGGTACAACGGTCAGACGACAGATGATGATTGGGCGCCGTTTTTTGTGTGTGGTCACATTGGTGAAGTGCTGCGGAGCTTCGCCGAAGAGCGGCCAGACGCTCAAGTGCGCGTGTACTGCGGGCACACCCATAGCTGCGGTGTTGCAAAAGTGCGTGAGAATTTGGTGGTGTACACCGCAGGTGCAGACTACGGCGAACCGAAGGTCGAGCGTGTGATTTCGGTCTAG
- the metK gene encoding methionine adenosyltransferase, with translation MGHPDKLADRISDAILDALFEQDPMSRVACETMVTTGVAIIAGEISTEAKVNYADIVRQTINEVGYTDDQMGICGDTCAVMVTLDTQSPDIAQGVDSDSGSGKDIGAGDQGLMFGYACKDTPELMPLPIALSHRIINRITEARFNKEVSWLRPDNKSQVTVEYVGNKPVRIDTVVVSAQHDPDVSNEDIQKFIIDEVIKPSLPAELDKGDIKYHINPTGKFVVGGPHGDCGLTGRKIIVDTYGGWGRHGGGAFSGKDPTKVDRSAAYMARYVAKNIVAAGLAERCEVQLAYAIGVSDPVSVHVDTEGTGTVADEKLCELVREHFPLSPAGIIEHLKLRRPVFKATTSGGHFGREGDTFTWEATDKADALAAAAK, from the coding sequence ATGGGGCACCCTGATAAGCTCGCTGACCGGATTTCTGACGCCATTCTCGACGCCTTGTTCGAACAGGATCCGATGAGCCGGGTCGCTTGCGAAACGATGGTGACCACGGGCGTCGCGATCATCGCTGGTGAAATCTCGACCGAAGCGAAGGTCAATTACGCCGATATCGTCCGCCAAACCATCAATGAAGTCGGCTACACCGATGATCAGATGGGGATTTGTGGCGACACCTGTGCCGTCATGGTGACCCTTGACACACAAAGCCCTGACATCGCCCAGGGTGTTGACTCCGATAGCGGCAGCGGAAAAGACATCGGCGCTGGCGACCAAGGGTTGATGTTCGGTTACGCATGTAAAGACACCCCTGAGTTGATGCCGTTGCCGATCGCGCTATCGCACCGCATCATCAACCGCATCACCGAAGCTCGCTTCAACAAAGAAGTCTCTTGGTTGCGTCCGGATAACAAAAGCCAGGTCACTGTCGAATACGTCGGCAACAAGCCTGTCCGAATTGATACCGTTGTGGTCAGTGCTCAGCACGATCCCGATGTTAGCAACGAAGACATCCAAAAATTCATCATCGACGAAGTCATCAAGCCTTCGTTGCCTGCCGAGCTGGACAAAGGCGACATCAAGTACCACATCAACCCCACCGGGAAGTTTGTGGTCGGCGGGCCTCATGGTGACTGCGGCCTGACCGGACGAAAAATTATCGTCGACACCTACGGCGGTTGGGGCCGCCACGGCGGTGGTGCGTTCAGCGGCAAGGATCCAACAAAGGTTGACCGCAGTGCTGCTTACATGGCTCGATACGTTGCCAAGAACATCGTTGCAGCCGGACTTGCCGAACGCTGCGAAGTTCAGTTGGCCTACGCAATTGGCGTCAGCGACCCCGTCAGTGTTCACGTTGATACCGAAGGCACCGGGACTGTTGCGGACGAAAAACTCTGCGAATTGGTGCGTGAGCACTTCCCGCTTTCGCCAGCTGGCATCATCGAGCACCTGAAGCTTCGCCGACCAGTGTTCAAGGCAACGACTTCGGGTGGTCACTTTGGCCGCGAAGGCGATACCTTCACCTGGGAAGCAACCGATAAGGCAGACGCGCTCGCCGCTGCTGCCAAGTAA